The proteins below are encoded in one region of Pseudonocardia sp. DSM 110487:
- a CDS encoding response regulator transcription factor: MRVLVVEDERALADAVARGLRREGMAVDVAYDGDSGHEKALITRYDVVVLDRDLPGMSGDRLCDEIVKSASTTRVLMLTASGTLADKVDGLSRGADDYLAKPFDFPELVARCRALGRRATPAVPPMLVAGDVALDPARRTVHRADRPVELTRKEFGVLEVLLGAGGAVVSSEELLERVWDENADPFTTTVRVTVMTLRKKLGDPGLIETVVGAGYRVPAAG, from the coding sequence ATGCGGGTTCTGGTCGTCGAGGACGAGCGGGCGCTTGCCGACGCCGTGGCGCGCGGCCTGCGCCGGGAGGGCATGGCCGTCGACGTCGCCTACGACGGCGACAGCGGCCACGAGAAGGCGCTGATCACCCGCTACGACGTCGTGGTGCTGGACAGGGACCTGCCGGGAATGTCCGGCGACCGGCTGTGCGACGAGATCGTCAAGTCTGCTTCCACCACGCGGGTGCTGATGCTGACGGCGAGCGGCACCCTCGCCGACAAGGTCGACGGCCTCTCCCGCGGCGCCGACGACTACCTCGCCAAGCCGTTCGACTTCCCCGAGCTCGTGGCGCGCTGCCGGGCGCTCGGCCGCCGGGCCACGCCCGCCGTGCCGCCGATGCTCGTGGCGGGCGACGTCGCGCTCGACCCGGCGCGGCGCACCGTGCACCGGGCCGACCGGCCCGTCGAGCTCACCCGCAAGGAGTTCGGCGTTCTGGAGGTGCTGCTGGGCGCCGGTGGCGCCGTGGTGAGCAGCGAGGAGCTCCTCGAACGCGTCTGGGACGAGAACGCCGACCCGTTCACCACCACCGTGCGGGTCACCGTGATGACCCTGCGCAAGAAGCTCGGCGACCCGGGTCTGATCGAGACCGTGGTCGGCGCAGGCTACCGAGTACCCGCGGCAGGATAG
- the hemG gene encoding protoporphyrinogen oxidase codes for MIARIAVVGGGISGLAAAHRLRTLLGPDARIEVLEQRDRIGGVLHTVDFAGVAFDVGAEAFLARRPEVPALLAELGLTDGVVHPTGAAASVRAAGRTGPLPPGTLLGVPTSAARLDGLLSATGLAAVTVEPELPLYWEEGGDVALGGLLRARFGAEIVDRLADPLLGGVYAGRVDTLGLRATVPALAAALDAGAPSLTAAADTATQVHPDRDSRALTPRLAGGQGSAARESRSRSARVAVSVRASRDVSGESRPGGPVFGAVRGGYRVLLDTLVAASSAEVRLCTTVRELRRREGGWRLVIGPTTAPEVLDVDAVVLAVPAPAAARLLAGAAPEAAKAAGEIELASSVVVALAFRAEDATALPPTSGVLVAADEPLAVKAFTHSSNKWAHLAEGGLVRLRASLGRFGEAATLQVDDAELVARARADLGALTGITAAPVATHVQRWGGGLPQYGVGHLDRVRAIEEGLPAGVAVAGAALHGVGVPACIATGRAAAERVVAELAAALADGS; via the coding sequence GTGATCGCCCGCATAGCGGTTGTCGGCGGCGGTATCTCGGGACTCGCCGCCGCCCACCGGCTGCGCACGCTCCTCGGGCCGGACGCCCGCATCGAGGTGCTGGAGCAGCGCGACCGCATCGGCGGCGTACTGCACACCGTCGACTTCGCAGGCGTCGCGTTCGACGTCGGGGCCGAGGCGTTCCTCGCCCGCAGGCCCGAGGTGCCCGCGCTGCTCGCGGAGCTCGGGCTGACCGACGGGGTGGTGCACCCGACGGGGGCCGCCGCGTCCGTCCGCGCCGCGGGCCGCACCGGGCCGCTGCCGCCCGGCACCCTCCTGGGCGTCCCGACGAGCGCCGCACGGCTCGACGGGCTGCTGTCCGCCACCGGGCTCGCCGCGGTGACCGTAGAGCCGGAGCTGCCGCTCTACTGGGAGGAAGGCGGCGACGTGGCGCTCGGTGGGCTGCTGCGGGCCCGCTTCGGCGCCGAGATCGTCGATCGCCTGGCCGACCCGCTGCTCGGTGGCGTTTACGCAGGCCGCGTCGACACGCTCGGCCTGCGGGCCACCGTGCCCGCCTTGGCCGCGGCGCTCGACGCGGGGGCTCCTTCCCTCACCGCGGCCGCCGACACCGCGACTCAGGTACACCCAGACCGCGACTCGCGTGCACTCACACCACGACTCGCGGGCGGGCAGGGCTCCGCCGCCCGCGAGTCGCGCTCTCGGAGTGCGCGAGTCGCGGTCTCCGTGCGGGCGAGTCGCGATGTGAGTGGCGAGTCGCGGCCCGGTGGGCCCGTGTTCGGTGCGGTGCGTGGCGGCTACCGGGTGCTGCTGGACACGCTCGTCGCCGCGTCCTCGGCCGAGGTTCGGCTGTGCACCACCGTGCGGGAGCTGCGGCGCCGGGAGGGCGGCTGGCGGCTCGTCATCGGGCCCACCACCGCGCCCGAGGTCCTCGACGTGGACGCCGTCGTGCTCGCCGTCCCCGCCCCGGCGGCGGCCCGCCTGCTCGCCGGTGCGGCTCCGGAAGCCGCCAAGGCGGCGGGGGAGATCGAGCTCGCGTCCTCGGTGGTGGTCGCGCTGGCTTTCCGCGCCGAGGACGCCACCGCGCTCCCACCCACGTCCGGCGTGCTCGTCGCCGCGGACGAGCCACTCGCCGTCAAGGCGTTCACCCACTCGTCGAACAAGTGGGCGCACCTCGCGGAGGGCGGGCTCGTGCGGCTGCGGGCGTCGCTGGGGCGGTTCGGGGAGGCCGCCACGCTGCAGGTCGACGACGCCGAGCTCGTCGCCCGCGCCCGAGCCGACCTCGGCGCGCTCACCGGCATCACCGCCGCCCCGGTTGCCACCCACGTCCAGCGGTGGGGCGGGGGACTGCCGCAGTACGGCGTCGGCCACCTGGACCGGGTGCGGGCGATCGAGGAGGGTCTGCCTGCGGGCGTGGCCGTGGCCGGGGCCGCGCTGCACGGCGTGGGCGTGCCGGCCTGCATCGCCACGGGCAGGGCGGCGGCCGAGCGCGTGGTCGCCGAGCTGGCTGCCGCCCTCGCGGACGGATCCTGA
- a CDS encoding LuxR C-terminal-related transcriptional regulator: MAVVGQGAPMRGAAGHPPAHAVLSPAMVPHPREELFSVLVVDDHPLLREAIAARLRSMGAGTVYEAASVAEARARAHANGPCDLAILDLGLPDGSGLDLVTELRSLGWNRLVVLASSDDPYAVRSAFQAGAQAYLLKSASAAIVTDGVKRVLDGGVYADPTVAPLLATGTRVPGTDNTPRELSAREVEVLQLVADGQSNKEIGEALSLSALTVKSHLSRIGRKLGTGDRAQMVALAMRAGVIR, encoded by the coding sequence GTGGCCGTTGTGGGCCAAGGCGCGCCGATGCGCGGCGCTGCGGGGCATCCACCCGCCCATGCTGTGCTGTCGCCCGCGATGGTCCCGCATCCGCGGGAAGAGCTGTTCTCGGTGCTGGTGGTCGACGACCACCCGCTGCTGCGCGAGGCGATCGCCGCACGCTTGCGCTCGATGGGCGCCGGCACGGTGTACGAGGCCGCCTCGGTAGCGGAGGCGCGCGCTCGGGCGCACGCCAACGGGCCGTGCGACCTCGCGATCCTCGATCTGGGCCTGCCCGACGGCAGTGGGCTGGACCTGGTCACCGAGCTGCGGTCGCTGGGCTGGAACCGTCTCGTCGTGCTCGCCTCGTCGGACGACCCGTACGCGGTGCGTTCGGCGTTCCAGGCGGGCGCGCAGGCGTACCTGCTCAAGTCGGCGTCGGCGGCGATCGTCACCGACGGCGTCAAGCGGGTGCTGGACGGCGGCGTGTACGCCGACCCGACCGTGGCACCGCTGCTCGCCACCGGCACCCGGGTACCGGGCACCGACAACACCCCGCGCGAGCTCTCGGCGCGCGAGGTGGAGGTGCTGCAGCTCGTGGCGGACGGGCAGTCCAACAAGGAGATCGGCGAGGCGTTGAGCCTGTCGGCGCTCACGGTGAAGAGCCATCTGTCGCGCATCGGGCGCAAGCTCGGCACCGGTGACCGCGCCCAGATGGTCGCGCTTGCGATGCGTGCCGGGGTCATCCGCTGA
- a CDS encoding DUF3000 domain-containing protein has product MSDAPAPPQVFQQAVASLRAVRPRPELLLAPLDAPPRLAPFTWAFSVEAVTDPDMPDGDISEPDTSGRLILLHDPAGQDAWEGTFRLVCFVQARLEPEQLGDEMLPVVGWSWLTEALELAEAEHVALGGTVTQTSSVRFGDIAGPRRDDDVELRASWTPVGNDLSRHAEAFCSLVASAAGLPPVGVLPLATRRM; this is encoded by the coding sequence GTGTCCGACGCGCCCGCCCCACCGCAGGTGTTCCAGCAGGCCGTCGCCTCGCTGCGCGCCGTGCGGCCGCGACCAGAGCTCCTGCTCGCCCCGCTGGACGCGCCACCCCGGCTCGCCCCGTTCACATGGGCGTTCAGCGTGGAGGCCGTGACCGACCCCGACATGCCGGACGGGGACATATCGGAGCCGGATACCAGCGGCCGCCTCATCCTGCTGCACGACCCGGCCGGACAGGACGCATGGGAGGGCACGTTCCGGCTCGTCTGCTTCGTGCAGGCCCGCCTGGAGCCCGAGCAGCTCGGCGACGAGATGCTGCCGGTGGTCGGCTGGTCGTGGCTGACCGAGGCGCTCGAGCTCGCCGAAGCCGAGCACGTCGCGCTCGGCGGCACCGTCACGCAGACGTCCTCGGTGCGCTTCGGCGACATCGCGGGCCCGCGCCGCGACGACGACGTGGAGCTGCGCGCCTCGTGGACCCCTGTGGGCAACGACCTGTCGCGACACGCCGAGGCGTTCTGCTCGCTGGTGGCGTCCGCGGCCGGTCTGCCACCCGTCGGCGTGCTCCCGCTGGCAACTCGTCGAATGTGA
- a CDS encoding NAD(P)-dependent oxidoreductase yields the protein MNITVFGATGGTGRHVVAQALDAGHQVTAVVRDAARLTVPARPGLTVFTAPLDDRAAVLQAVTEADAVVDALGVRVTGPTTFRADTARVVTAAMRDAGVRRLVAVSASGAHTTGDSLPIRLLVKPVLGQFLRHQFADMLAMEEVVRASGLDWTIVLPPQLTDRPATGRIRRRVGGNVRGSYTMTREDLATAVLQAITDVEVRGAALSVAG from the coding sequence ATGAACATCACCGTGTTCGGGGCCACCGGCGGAACCGGGCGGCACGTCGTCGCACAGGCGCTCGACGCCGGGCACCAGGTCACCGCCGTCGTCCGGGACGCCGCCCGGCTCACCGTGCCGGCGCGGCCGGGCCTGACCGTCTTCACCGCCCCGCTCGACGACCGCGCGGCCGTGCTGCAGGCCGTCACGGAGGCCGACGCCGTCGTCGATGCGCTCGGGGTGCGCGTGACGGGCCCGACCACCTTCCGCGCCGACACCGCACGCGTCGTCACGGCGGCGATGCGCGACGCGGGCGTGCGCAGGCTCGTGGCGGTGAGCGCGAGCGGCGCGCACACGACGGGTGACAGCCTCCCGATCCGGCTGCTGGTGAAGCCGGTACTGGGGCAGTTCCTCCGGCACCAGTTCGCCGACATGCTGGCCATGGAGGAGGTCGTGCGCGCGAGCGGCCTCGACTGGACGATCGTGCTACCCCCTCAGCTCACCGACCGGCCGGCCACCGGGCGGATCCGCCGCCGTGTCGGGGGCAACGTCCGCGGCTCCTACACGATGACCCGCGAGGACCTCGCCACCGCCGTGCTGCAGGCCATCACCGACGTGGAGGTACGCGGCGCCGCGCTCTCGGTGGCGGGCTGA
- a CDS encoding HRDC domain-containing protein — protein sequence MTGEALSGDDPDASAPVPLLRPVDGLPPVISDRTALDHTAAAFAGGSGPIAVDAERASGFRYSQRAYLVQLRREGAGTALIDPIPLGGDLSPLAPAITGPEWVLHAASQDLSCLAEVGLAPSRLFDTELAGRLAGLPRVGLGPLVEQLLGLSLEKGHGAADWSRRPLPEDWLVYAALDVEVLVELRNVLARELAEQGKLEWAAQEFEAVRTAPPPTPRAEPWRRLSGVHKLRKPRLLAAARALWEARDRLAADRDIAPGRVLPDSAIVAAAAAEPASAQALAGMPTFRGRAQRRLTSYWFGALEKAYALDPAEYPRSAPLPDGPPPVSRWADRDPDAATRLTAARAAVAEVSEQWNVPVENLLQPDLLRRLCWSPPADGDVRATLRAGGAREWQIDLLAGELEKAMAAR from the coding sequence CTGACAGGAGAAGCACTCTCGGGTGATGACCCGGACGCATCCGCGCCGGTCCCGCTGCTGCGGCCGGTCGATGGGCTGCCTCCGGTCATCTCCGATCGCACTGCGCTCGACCACACCGCTGCCGCCTTCGCGGGCGGCAGCGGGCCCATCGCCGTCGACGCCGAACGGGCGTCAGGGTTCCGGTACTCGCAGCGCGCGTACCTCGTCCAGTTGCGGCGCGAGGGCGCGGGCACGGCGCTGATCGACCCGATCCCGCTCGGCGGTGACCTGTCGCCGCTCGCGCCCGCCATCACAGGGCCCGAGTGGGTGCTGCACGCCGCCAGCCAGGATCTCTCCTGCCTGGCCGAGGTGGGGCTCGCCCCGTCCCGGCTGTTCGACACCGAGCTGGCCGGTCGGCTCGCGGGGCTCCCCCGCGTCGGGCTCGGCCCGCTCGTGGAGCAGCTGCTGGGGCTCTCGCTGGAGAAGGGGCACGGCGCGGCCGACTGGTCCCGTCGCCCGCTCCCGGAGGACTGGCTCGTCTACGCCGCGCTCGACGTCGAGGTGCTCGTCGAGTTGCGCAACGTACTGGCGAGGGAGCTGGCCGAGCAGGGCAAGCTCGAGTGGGCGGCCCAGGAGTTCGAGGCCGTCCGCACCGCCCCGCCGCCCACACCACGCGCCGAGCCGTGGCGGCGCCTGTCCGGGGTCCACAAGCTGCGCAAGCCGCGGCTGCTCGCCGCCGCCCGCGCGCTGTGGGAGGCCCGCGACCGGCTCGCCGCCGATCGTGACATCGCACCGGGACGGGTGCTGCCCGACAGCGCGATCGTCGCGGCGGCGGCCGCCGAGCCCGCCTCCGCGCAGGCGCTCGCCGGCATGCCGACGTTCCGCGGCCGCGCACAGCGCCGTCTCACGTCGTACTGGTTCGGGGCCCTGGAAAAGGCGTACGCGCTCGACCCCGCCGAGTACCCCCGCTCCGCCCCGCTCCCTGACGGGCCGCCGCCGGTCTCCCGGTGGGCCGACCGCGACCCGGACGCCGCCACCCGCCTGACGGCCGCCCGCGCCGCCGTGGCCGAGGTGAGCGAGCAGTGGAACGTCCCGGTGGAGAACCTGCTGCAACCCGATCTGCTGCGGCGCCTGTGCTGGAGCCCGCCCGCCGACGGCGACGTCCGCGCCACCCTGCGCGCGGGGGGCGCGCGGGAGTGGCAGATCGACCTCCTCGCGGGTGAGCTGGAGAAGGCCATGGCGGCGCGCTGA
- a CDS encoding TetR/AcrR family transcriptional regulator, with protein MGTREEILGAAARIMREQGYAWATTKEIARAAGYSEATLYKHFQDKTEIFLRVLEEETPGLAALLGQLDRRAGAGDLRENLEELVATAVRFYVDSFPIAVSLYSSRALLAAHRDRVRELGGGPHAPEERLTRYLAAEQRLGRLVPSADPRAVAQLLLGACFQQAFLADFAGEAPAEDRLADLARRLVATVLLATAGTGGG; from the coding sequence GTGGGGACACGGGAGGAAATCCTGGGCGCGGCGGCCCGGATCATGCGCGAGCAGGGCTACGCGTGGGCGACCACCAAGGAGATCGCGCGTGCCGCCGGCTACTCGGAGGCCACGCTCTACAAGCACTTCCAGGACAAGACGGAGATCTTCCTGCGCGTCCTCGAGGAGGAGACGCCCGGACTCGCCGCGCTGCTCGGCCAGCTCGACCGGCGGGCAGGCGCGGGTGACCTGCGGGAGAACCTGGAGGAGCTGGTCGCCACGGCCGTCCGGTTCTACGTCGACTCCTTCCCGATCGCGGTCTCGCTGTACTCCTCACGGGCGCTGCTGGCTGCCCACCGGGACCGGGTCCGCGAGCTGGGCGGCGGGCCACACGCGCCCGAGGAACGGCTGACGCGCTACCTCGCGGCCGAGCAGCGCCTGGGCAGGCTCGTCCCATCCGCCGACCCGCGGGCGGTGGCTCAGCTGCTGCTCGGGGCCTGTTTCCAGCAGGCGTTCCTCGCCGACTTCGCGGGGGAGGCGCCAGCCGAGGATCGGCTGGCGGACCTCGCGCGCCGCCTCGTCGCCACCGTGCTGCTCGCCACTGCCGGCACCGGCGGTGGCTGA
- a CDS encoding cell wall metabolism sensor histidine kinase WalK: MPPRRRGVGLRPRLTVLCTAVVAVVSGLLLWLGWLLVGGVARSVPSLPAGTTVRVGNVSVPAERLNEAIGAAARADVLRAGLIAFPLVVIAAAVVSWVLVGRVLGPLHAVTATARRLTVESLDTRIGLQDARGEVAELAAGFDAMLDRLQAAFDAQRRFVANASHELRTPLSVLRTEVDVTLSDPDADAEELRRMASVVREATRRADDLIAGLLLLARTEGAELAEVSPVDLADVTVPALAAVRAEAGRRGLRVQVKTAPAPTRGDPVLLERVAGNLVENAVRHNVAGGWLEVCTGTAEGLTRLQVSSSGAEIPGERVAELFEPFRRGPVARTADTPGSGLGLSIVRAVVQAHGGRVWAEPVRGGGLTVTVELPAR, encoded by the coding sequence TTGCCGCCTCGGCGCCGCGGGGTGGGCCTGCGGCCGCGGCTCACCGTCCTCTGCACGGCCGTGGTCGCGGTGGTCAGCGGGCTCCTGCTGTGGCTCGGCTGGCTGCTCGTCGGTGGTGTGGCGCGGAGCGTGCCGTCGCTCCCGGCGGGCACCACCGTGCGTGTCGGCAACGTCAGCGTGCCGGCCGAGCGGCTCAACGAGGCCATCGGCGCCGCCGCCCGCGCCGACGTGCTGCGCGCCGGGTTGATCGCGTTCCCGCTCGTCGTCATCGCGGCCGCGGTGGTGTCCTGGGTGCTCGTCGGCAGGGTGCTCGGCCCGCTGCACGCCGTCACGGCAACGGCGCGGCGGCTCACCGTCGAGTCACTGGACACCCGCATCGGCCTCCAGGACGCCCGCGGCGAGGTCGCCGAGCTGGCCGCGGGCTTCGACGCGATGCTCGACCGGCTGCAAGCGGCGTTCGACGCGCAGCGCCGGTTCGTCGCCAACGCGAGCCACGAGCTGCGCACCCCGCTGTCGGTGCTGCGCACCGAGGTGGACGTCACCCTCTCCGACCCCGATGCCGACGCCGAGGAGCTGCGCCGGATGGCGAGCGTCGTGCGCGAAGCCACCCGCCGCGCCGACGACCTCATCGCGGGCCTGCTGCTGCTCGCCCGCACCGAGGGCGCGGAGCTCGCCGAGGTGAGCCCGGTCGACCTCGCCGACGTCACCGTTCCGGCGCTCGCGGCCGTGCGTGCGGAGGCCGGGCGACGCGGGCTGCGGGTCCAGGTCAAGACCGCCCCAGCCCCGACCCGGGGCGACCCGGTGTTGCTCGAACGCGTGGCCGGCAACCTCGTGGAGAACGCGGTGCGCCACAACGTGGCGGGCGGCTGGCTGGAGGTGTGCACGGGCACAGCAGAGGGGCTGACCCGGCTGCAGGTCTCGTCCAGCGGTGCGGAGATCCCGGGCGAGCGCGTGGCGGAGCTGTTCGAGCCGTTCCGCCGCGGCCCCGTGGCCCGCACCGCCGACACCCCCGGCTCGGGGCTGGGGCTCTCGATCGTGCGGGCCGTCGTGCAGGCCCACGGCGGCCGCGTGTGGGCCGAGCCGGTGCGGGGCGGCGGCCTCACGGTGACGGTGGAGCTCCCAGCCCGCTGA
- the hemE gene encoding uroporphyrinogen decarboxylase — translation MTASDVHPRRQLPAAPFLAAARGDRPSRLPVWFMRQAGRSLPEYRALRAGSGILQACLTPDLTCEITLQPVRRHGVDAAILFSDIVVPLYMAGVGVDIVAGTGPVVAHPVRTMADVERIPPLLPEQIVPVTDAIGLLIPELGDTPLIGFAGAPFTLASYLVEGGPSRNHERTKALMRSAPDVWHALMDRLTEITGTFLRAQVASGVDAVQLFDSWAGALSERDYREYVLPHSVRVLEGVADAGVPRIHFGVGTGELLGAMAEAGADVVGVDWRVPLDEASRRTGGRVAVQGNLDPAVLFADRASIEAEARRIVAEGRRTPGHVFNLGHGVLPDTDPDVLTRLVELVHTLEP, via the coding sequence ATGACCGCCTCCGACGTCCATCCGCGGCGGCAGCTGCCCGCGGCGCCGTTCCTCGCCGCGGCGCGCGGGGACCGGCCGTCCCGCCTGCCGGTGTGGTTCATGCGTCAGGCCGGGCGCTCGCTGCCGGAGTACCGGGCCCTCCGCGCCGGTTCCGGCATTCTCCAGGCCTGCCTCACCCCTGACCTCACCTGCGAGATCACGCTCCAGCCCGTGCGCAGGCACGGCGTCGACGCCGCGATCCTGTTCAGCGACATCGTGGTGCCGCTGTACATGGCAGGGGTCGGTGTGGACATCGTCGCTGGCACCGGGCCGGTTGTCGCCCACCCGGTCCGCACGATGGCCGACGTCGAGCGGATCCCGCCGCTGCTCCCCGAGCAGATCGTTCCCGTCACCGATGCCATCGGGCTGCTGATCCCCGAGCTGGGTGACACCCCGTTGATCGGCTTCGCGGGCGCCCCCTTCACCCTCGCCTCCTACCTCGTCGAGGGCGGCCCCAGCCGCAACCACGAGCGCACGAAGGCCCTGATGCGGTCGGCGCCGGACGTGTGGCACGCGCTCATGGACCGGCTCACCGAGATCACCGGAACCTTCCTGCGCGCGCAGGTCGCGTCGGGCGTCGACGCGGTGCAGCTCTTCGACTCGTGGGCGGGGGCGCTGTCCGAGCGCGACTACCGCGAGTACGTCCTGCCGCACTCCGTACGGGTGCTGGAGGGTGTCGCGGACGCCGGCGTGCCGCGCATCCACTTCGGGGTGGGCACCGGCGAGCTGCTGGGCGCGATGGCCGAGGCGGGCGCCGACGTCGTCGGCGTCGACTGGCGGGTGCCCCTCGACGAGGCGTCGCGGCGAACCGGTGGTCGCGTGGCCGTTCAGGGCAACCTCGACCCGGCTGTACTGTTCGCCGACCGGGCGTCCATCGAAGCGGAGGCCCGCCGGATCGTCGCGGAGGGCCGGCGCACGCCGGGGCACGTGTTCAACCTCGGCCACGGCGTGCTCCCGGACACCGATCCGGACGTCCTCACCCGGCTCGTCGAGCTGGTGCACACGCTGGAGCCGTGA
- a CDS encoding S8 family serine peptidase — MENVGAGLTGRYLLVLNEDLLGDDDAARAVVEELSGTERVVSTHDVTTAVHPTLFSELGVAVADLSAEQLAAARADQRLLGVEPERVQRAIGLSEEYLRGFRDAAQFLHSQVSGTVATAQFGDTDKLTWGLQATGVADSPETGAGITVAILDTGLDLDHPDFAGRDIEARSFVEGQSAQDVQGHGTHVTGTACGALSPGTGPRYGIAHEARILVGKVLGDDGSGTDADILAGISWAIASGARVISMSLGADVREVSTAYETVGRRALAAGALVVAAAGNNASRGAGDPGFVGVPANSPSIMAVGAVDSALAIADFSAASSTVEGGQVDIAGPGVDVYSSWPEPRGTNTISGTSMATPHVAGVAALWSQRTGATGQQLWTQLVQAAQRLPLPATDVGSGLVRAPGA; from the coding sequence GTGGAGAACGTCGGGGCGGGGCTGACGGGCCGCTACCTGCTGGTGTTGAACGAGGACCTGCTCGGCGACGACGACGCCGCCCGCGCGGTGGTGGAGGAGCTCAGTGGCACGGAGCGGGTCGTGAGCACCCATGACGTCACGACCGCTGTCCATCCGACGCTCTTCTCCGAGCTGGGGGTCGCCGTCGCGGATCTCTCGGCCGAGCAGCTGGCGGCCGCGCGCGCCGACCAGCGGCTGCTGGGCGTGGAGCCGGAGCGGGTGCAGCGCGCGATCGGGCTGTCCGAGGAGTACCTGCGCGGCTTCCGCGACGCGGCGCAGTTCCTGCACTCCCAGGTCTCGGGCACGGTGGCCACCGCGCAGTTCGGCGACACCGACAAGCTCACGTGGGGCCTGCAGGCCACCGGAGTGGCCGACTCCCCCGAGACCGGCGCCGGGATCACCGTCGCGATTCTGGACACCGGGCTCGACCTCGACCACCCCGACTTCGCCGGGCGTGACATCGAGGCCAGGTCGTTCGTCGAGGGCCAGAGCGCGCAGGACGTGCAGGGCCACGGCACGCACGTCACCGGCACGGCGTGCGGCGCCCTCTCCCCCGGCACCGGACCGCGCTACGGGATCGCGCACGAGGCGCGCATCCTCGTCGGCAAGGTCCTCGGGGACGACGGGTCCGGCACCGACGCCGACATCCTCGCCGGCATCAGCTGGGCGATCGCCTCGGGTGCCCGGGTGATCTCGATGTCGCTCGGGGCCGATGTCCGGGAGGTGTCCACGGCCTACGAGACCGTCGGCCGCCGCGCCCTCGCGGCCGGCGCACTGGTCGTGGCCGCCGCCGGCAACAACGCCAGCCGCGGCGCCGGCGATCCCGGCTTCGTGGGCGTGCCGGCCAACAGCCCGTCGATCATGGCCGTCGGCGCGGTGGACAGCGCGCTGGCGATCGCCGACTTCTCGGCCGCGAGCTCGACGGTCGAGGGCGGGCAGGTCGACATCGCGGGACCGGGCGTCGACGTCTATTCGTCGTGGCCGGAGCCGCGGGGCACGAACACGATCTCCGGCACCAGCATGGCGACGCCGCACGTCGCAGGCGTCGCGGCGCTGTGGTCCCAGCGCACGGGGGCCACGGGGCAGCAGCTGTGGACGCAGCTCGTGCAGGCCGCCCAGCGGCTCCCGCTGCCGGCGACTGACGTCGGGTCCGGGTTGGTCAGGGCGCCCGGCGCCTGA